The genomic window ACTACCATATTAAATAAATAACAGGCCACCCCCCACCCGCCTCCCGCCATGGAGAGCAGGAAAGCAAGAGTTAGGGTAAGTTCCTTACTGTAATGCTTCTCTGAAGAACTGATAGGCCCCATGATTGTGTTTAAATACTGTTAGCATGACTTTCTTCATCTGTGTGCTGAAAGGCAAAAGAGAGGCCCAGCAGTCAGTGTTCAAAGAATAATACAAAAGGAATCCAAGGGAAACTGACACCTAATGATCTCGTGGGGAGCCGGGAGACTCCAGGCAGCTGCTGGGCCCCTACAGGAGCTCAGGGCACAGTCCATCTGAGAGTGGGGAGCCGGGCGGGAATAGCTGacctgggagtggggagccaagtggatgcagcccagcccagggctgggagcccaggcagcaactgggctgagggagctgtgacCTGGGGGACAGCAGAGCTCTAAACAGGGCAGGCACAGCCTGGTTGAGAGCGGAGGCCCAGGGGGCAGCCGGGTTCTAACTGGAGCCCTTAACCTGCGCCAGGGTCACAGCCCAGCTTTCTTGTCACTTTcatggctccatgctggagccgTGAAGTTGACAAGAATGAGAGCCAACAGCTGATATAAGTAATGCAGCGTCTACACAGCTGCATCACCCTAGCTAAACCTACATAAGCCATTCGCTTCTCTTGGAGGAGGAGTTAAGAGGTCAGTGTAGTAGGGCCCTTATGTCAGCAGCAAtaaggctgtagtgtgtacactgacataattaggtcgatgtaagctgccttacatcaacctaacacTGTAATGTAGACCAAGTCTTAGTCACTTTCATTCTTGTTTTTCTGTCAGTGCCACTTCCAGGTTTTCAGCACTTGGCACCACTCTGTTGGGTTCAGATTGAGCTTCAAATGCTGAAAAGCAACATTTCAGGGCCGGATTCTATACACACCTATATGCATGCTGAACTTTACAGGCGCAAGTTGTCCTGTTGACATCAACAGGAAAACTAAAAGACAAGACATGCCTAAGGCatggtctacacttgaaagttttACTGATGTAACTGTCTGTTATGGTCACCGTTCACGTATAAGAGGAGAGAGCCAAAACTGCAACATTCACATTTTACTCCTTCTTTCACATACACTGTTATTTCTCATCAAGCACTTCTTGAAAGTAGTCAATGTTCCTATGCATAATCACAGAGGAGCACTCCATCTCAGGAAGCTATTTATCAAAAGAGGCTGGGGTATGATTTTCACCATTATTCCAGTACAACCCCTAATGAGGATGCAGTTATAGCAGTATAAAGGTGTCTTAAACTGATATGGCTTATTACCTTGCTCAGACAGGAAGATCTGTACTGGTATAAGCCCTTTTAAACCaagtaactgcatccacactgggagggttgtaccactttaactacaGTGGTATAGTGAAAGCAGTACAACTTGTGCATGTAGCCAAGGCATTATGTGTTTGCAGGACATGGGCTTCAGACTACAAATGTTATGTATACAGATGCACACACTATGACAACACACAATTTGTTCATTGAGTCTTTTTTCCTATTATTTGGTTTCACAAAATTTGTAATGAGGGTGATTAACTTTGGAACACTTTACCAAGGGAAGTggcggattctccatctcttgacgGAGTCAAGACTAGCTGCCTTTCTTgaagatgctttagtcaaacaagttattgggctcaatgcaggggTAACTGGTTGAAATACTCCAGCCtttgctatacaggaggtcagactagataatctaatggtcccttctggccttgaaatctatcaaaaagttttattcatagattcaaataaattaaaatccAAATTTTAGTCCAAGCTAACCAAAACTGACCCTTTGAACACATGCCATTTGAAGCGTGGCTGCATTAAAGATATGATATTTCCTTATGTTTAGCAACTCTGACTCCAAAGAGACAGAGTGTGCCTGATGGGGTAAAAGTTTTCTTTTACTATTTTATGCTCCTGTGGACCCCAGAAGAGCTGGCCTAGCTGTGGGAGAGGAATCTAGAGTCTACTTTTGCAGATGTATCTTCCATCGAATTGTTAGCTACAGTCCAATTGCAGAATGCTTATCACATGTGAGGAGGTGGAAATTGCAGAGGACCCAGCTTGATTGTCAATCCCAGAGTTAGTTTACAATACTGGcagttgtgggggtggggtggtggtggaaatCTCTCATCAACTGAGCAATTCTGATCAggagttgtcataacatttcttcccagatctggaccttagcgtccaaaatatgggtgttagcatgaaaacctccaagcttagttaccagcttggaccttgtatcgctgccaccagctaggaattatacagtgcctagctcactgtggtctccccaaaaccttccctgggggaccccaagactcagatgccttgagtcttacaacaaagggaaataaccccttccccttgtttccttggtacttcctcccaggctcccctccctggacgaccctaggagattccctgcttccagtccttgaaacacaagtactgagagatctaatctctcttccccctcacccagagggtatgcaaagtcaggcttagtaaatctaacacaaagagattttccccctgacttcttcctcccaccaattccctggtgagctgcagactcaattccctggagtccccactaaagaaaaactccaacaggtcttaaaaaggaagctttatataaaaaagaaagaaaaagacattacaaATAGtctctatattaaggtgacaatatacagggtcaattgcttaagaaaaaaagtgaataaacagccttatccaaaaagaatacaatttaaaacatttcagcaactacacacatgtaaatacaaaagaaaacaatataaacctattgtcttactatccttgttcttacaacttggaaacagaagattagaaagccaggagatagaaagatcactctcagaaacgagaaaaggaacagaccaagaacaaaggactcacacccaaaacttccctccacccagatttgaaaaagtcttgtttcccgattggtcctctggtcaggtgtttcaggttactgtttgttaacccttttataggtgaaagagacattaacccttagctatctgtttatgacaggactgAGACAGACAGATGTTATGAGCTCAGAGGTCCCTGGAAAAAAAACACATATTGTGACGAAAAAAAGTGACAAGGCAATAACCTTGTAAGTTTAGGGGTGAGTATGTGAGAAGATGTCCAACATCTTTGCTTTTCCATAGTGTACTTTTACGTGTGATGTTATGACTACACAGAgtaatagaatttaaggccacatttagcctgacctcctgtatagcacagaccaGAGAATGTCACCCAGTTATCACTGTATTGAGCAAAATAtcttgtttgactaaagcatcttccagaaaggcagccaatCCAGATTTGCAGACATCAagagagagaatccaccacttcccttaggagtttggttaatcaccctcactattAGCAACTGGTGGCTTATTTCTAACTTGAATGCTTCTGGCTGTAATTTCCAGCTagtggttcttgttctgcctttctccactaggtTAAAAGAATAGTTGGTACTGCAGAAGTTCCCCatgatcttctttttgataaactaaagagATTGATTCACACTTTAAACTGAAGGTTATGAAACCGACAATTATTTCAAACAAAACTTCACATGCCATGTGGAACGGCAACTCACCTGTTTGCCATGAGCTGCAGAATCTGTATGAGGAACTTGCCAAGACCTTTCCTTCTGACTTTGCTTTCCAACTGCACTTCatagctgggaggggagaggaaacgAATACCTTACAACATGAAGTTTCAAGATCTTATACATGCAACATCCTGAAATCCATGCAGCCAGAAAATTTGCAGGCATCACACTAGCAATGCTTACGCACACCCATGATATATTTGCATTGCTCAACGTCTTCATTTCTTTGTTCTGTAGACACTAGCAGATGTCAAACACACTTTTCCTCATCTCACAGAAAAAATTCCCCATTTAATTCAGGATTCAGTTCACAGTTACCCTCCATGGGCTTATTCCAGCCAATCTCTGaaccagaggtcagcaacctttcagaagtggtgtgccgagtcttcatttattcactctgatttaaggttttgcgtgccaataatacattttaacgtttttaggaggtctctttctataagtctataatatataactgaactattgttgaaTATAAAGtaattaaggtttttaaaatgtttaataagcttcatgtaaaattaaattaaaatgcagagcctcttggaccagtggccaggacccgggcagtttgaatgccactgaaagtcagctcgtgtgctgccttcggcacatgtgccataggttgcctgaaCCCCAGTCCCACCACTGTTGGGCTGAGACCCTTGTGTATAAGAGAGACCAGCTTTTCTGTAAGCCTCTGCTTCATTGACTCTCCATCTCATTAAGTATCTCAGTCAGAAGTCTCTCTCTAATGTTAAACCAACCTTGCCGCCCACCCCATGCAGCAGGTAGGCATCAGCCATATTCTATAGAGGAGAGTTTGAGGCACCCTGGGGGGAATGTCAGCAAATCAGTAgcaaagccaggattagaacccagattAGAACACAACATCCAGTCCTGATTCTaagccagtgatactcagacctcggtggttcaggagccaaattagtgatcgtTACCCAAATGAGCCACAGGAGTgcgaattcattgtttcatttactatagtgtTATATatccatatttaaacagtatgacagaGGGAATATTTAggtttttatatacatatacgTTATTCTCAAAgtaaaatgactgaccaagtattattttatcaactacagctggttaataacatagtagaagcatcctgattggttaataacttagactgaCCAATTATTAAATCACACAGCGTTTTAATACCATGTGTTGCAAAGAGCCGCAGGAGCCACTTGCAGTTCACGAGCCTCAGTCTGACTATCACTCATCTAAGTCCTAAATCACCCTGCTTGAGGGGGCAAAAGCGACAGAGGACCATTCCCTGGCCAGCAACATCACCCTCTCCTCTTAGGAAAGAGCGTGACAGTTATGGCCTATAGcatgagggtgaatccaggagagACACATTCTGCTCATGGAGCAAACAAAGGAATGCGGTAAAGGCAGGGTGAAGGGGTGGCAGTGTAATCTAGTTGACAGGGGTCTGGACTGGAATTCAGGCAGATAGAAATCtacttctggctctgccactgacatgctGTGTCAAATCTGTTCCCTACTCTTTCGCTGTTTAGAGGAGATGGGCAGAAGGCAATGTCTGTTCCTAAAACAAAGGGAGTAGGTGCTAGGACACATACCAGTACAGGACTTCGTCCCCGCACTCCACGTCAAACCGGAAGTGCGAGAATGCCACAGGGACAGAGCTATCTTCCCAAGCGATCAGGTACCAAGCTCTGTCATCTGTCatctcctcccgcttctcccggtcTTTCCAGCCCCACTCACTCTGCTCGTACCTGCAGGCAAGGAGAAGAGGAACAAGGGCAGCTCAACGCTCCTTCTGCAGAAAGCATGATGGTCCCAGCACTCTGGTCCCCTTTCTTCCTGCATACACTGTTCTCAGGATTTCTACTGCTGGCCCCTTCCATCTACAGAGATCCAGATGagaagattaatagattttaaggccagaggaaccattatgatcatgtaggGCACAGCTAGACAAATACTTACAGCAAGACAAGCTGGGGTTTAAATATACAGCACTTCAGAAGGCCACAACCTAaatgtccatgtggaccctgctactgcacacTAAAAAGTTTCCAAGTACACTTTGACCTACTGCTGTTTCAGACTGAATTATGCAAAGTGCATtaaggaacttttagtgcacagcagCATGATCCACATGGACAGTTAAGGTGCAGCATTCTGGAGTGCTATAGATTTACACCCTGGCTTGCCTTGTTCATCTAGACATGCCCCTAGCCAGACTTCTTGCATAATAAAGGGCAGAGAATCTCACCCATGGATTCACACATCCAGCAAGGTTGAGAATGTGTCATTTTTAGTAAGAGACGTGtgatcttgatttgaagactccaagtgatggagaatccacaatatCCCTAAGTAAGTTGTTTtgatggttaatcaccctccctgttaaaaatctgcatcttatttctagcctgaatttgtctagcttcagttccCAGACACTGGATCTCATTCTGCCGTCGTCAAATGGATTCAAGGCCCCTTTTCTATCTGCTTCCCCTGTAGGTACTTCTAGACAGTGATCAAGAATGAGGAAATACTTTCGTCATATCCCTGTCATCTGGGGTCCCACTATTCCCTACAGATTCAGGATTCTGCAATATTCTGGGACTAGGTAGTAGTTTTGTTCAACCCAAGGTACAGAACCCACAGCAGGATTTTGATAGATCCACAGGCTTTAAAGGGCAGAAGGGAGCATTAGATCATATAgtataggggtcggcaacctttcagatgtggggtgcccttcatttattcactctgatttaaagtttcgagagccagtaatacattttaacgtttttagaaggtctctttctctaaatctataatatgtaactaaactattgttgtatgtaaagtaactaaggtttttaaaaagtttaagaagcttcatttaaaattaaattaaaatgcagaaccctcagaccagtggccaggacccaggcagtgtgagtgccactgaaaatcaccttgcgtgctgccttcggcacccatgccataggttgcctacccctgatctagtatGACATCCTGTCCAACCCCGGTCAGAAAATAAAATTtgctttagaatcatagaaatgtaggactggaacagacctcgacaggtcatctagtccagtcacaATTCTGCCTAGAATGAAAGAGGGGACACATTCCCCAAAAGAAGGCTGATCATATTAACTATCCCTAGCAGAACAATACTCTTAAGCACAGCCTGTGGGACCTGTGGCTATTCTACAATGGCCTAGGAAACCATCTGCCAGGATGTGTGCCTTCTGGAAGGGGGCAGCGCTTCTTCACAATATCCCCAGCGCCTGGTGCTCGGTTCTCATTGGTAGCCTTGCAGTTGGGGGAGGTTTTACTTCAGTAACTGTGGCTGCCAGGGAGTCCTCAGAAATCATGTCAGCACCAGCTTGCCCCAGGGACAGAGTCCCCCACTCTGGCCTGGACTTACAGAGTTTGCATATTTGTTTTGGTTAGTTCGAAAGCCCAGTCGACTGTAGCCTGGTTCATGCCCGACACTCGCTTACACTCGATGGAGACGTTTAAACTGTGAAAAGAGAGACAGGAAAGCAGCACTTAGCACCAGGCAAGCCATGCACCAAGATACCCAAGCAATTTCGGCTTGCTTTTAAACTGGCTGGTCagactgaaccagggacctccacaGCTCAAAGCATGAGCTGTTACAGCTTTAGCTAAACAACCAAAGCTCCCTAGCTAGGCCTGTAGCAGACTCCTCTCCTGTGCAGATCAGGCACACAGAGGGATCTGTAATACACGCTCACCAGTGGGTCACACTTACTGTACAGGGAAGCCTAGCCAGCCACAGATGAAGAAGAGAGGATTTGTATCCTGACCTCAGTACTGACAAAGCAAGAGAGGTTTCTATTGAATTTATATATCTAAAGCATCCAGCACTGTGCTATCCCGGCACCAGGAATTCAGCCTAGCATTATGCATATGAAGAAGAGGAAAACGAGAAGGTAGACAAAGACTGGCCTTGTGCTGGAGACTGGAGGTCAATTGCCAGCTCTGTGGCAGACTCCCTGtaagaccttgggcaagtcactgaacctctctgggcctcagttccttcAGCAGTAACATGGGGAGAATAATCCTTCCTTTGACTATTTACATTGgaaactctttggggtagggattaTCTTTGACGAGGGCCATGCAGTGCTCAGCACAGTGCTGACTCCACCCTTCAGCTTGGGCCTTTTGCAGATATCAAACTACTAGTATTTAAAATCCCAACATTTCCCCTGACCAGCTGAGTCTACTTCTCCCCATAATTGAAACCAAGTTCTCTCCCTCTTGCTACGCTGTAACCTCATCTTTCAGAGAAAATAAGGGGCATTAGCAGACAGTGAAAATACTTAGTATTAATATTTTCCTTCACAACCCATTCTAGCAACAACACTGGCTTTATCATCCTTTCACTACCTCAAAGTTGCTCAACAAGCTTTATTTTTATTAGATACATTATGGATCTAAagcacacccccacacaccctgcagctgggatgggggagtcttcttgtgccaggtgctgcacgtGCCTGTGGTGAGAGagcctctgccctgaagagctcaaaGTATTAACAAGTaaagtgtgggaggggaaactgaggcacagagagacaaagggaCTTTCCTGAGGTCAGACAACAGGATAGTGACAGACTTGGGATTCAAGTTCAGGTGTCCTGGGTCCGGTGCATTGCCCTAGCCATTGGACCACAGTGTCGTGAAGGACTAAGTAAGGAGCATTTGCTCACCCATTTCTGTCGTATTTCTTGAACACTGGGAAGGCTTCTAAGGGGTCTCCAAgctacaggggaaaaaaagagaaatcaCACCCTAGAAAATGAGATGTTAATGCACATGAAGCGGTCAAAGTACAGAGTGAAGTTGGGTGAACAGAGGGTGTCTGCCTCCGCTCATGATTCTCCTCCGTTCATAGCTTTAAGACTCTGTTTTTACCTTGCTTCCTGAAGTGTTCTGAAGAAGGATCGCTAGCCCCCTTGTCTATATAATGAGGCACAGATGCCTTGAAGGGGGAAGAGTGGAGGAGCTTTCAGCTGTTTAGAAAAAACAAGAGAGGAGCTTTGTTCTTTCAATAGGTCTATGGTCAACCACAACAGTTGAGCTGCAGCCAGCACCTGAGAAGCATTATTGTGCACCCCACATCAACACTCCAAGAAACCATATTCCTTAACCCTTGCTTATTTCAAAAGCAGTCAGACTGGCTGATCAGACCATAATTACAAGAGGAGCTCCCTTCCCATGACAGGGGAAAGCTGTGGGGTATTAGAGCAGTAGAGTAGGCTGCAGAACATCAGAAGGAGCTGGTATTTCGCACAGATTGTTTGGATTCTCTTCATGCACGGCAATCAGAAATGAATGAGTGAGGGGTCAGCACCATGGCAAAGAGCAGAGCAGTAGCTTATTCTGCAGCTAGAACGGTAACTCATGGGCTGACTTTACAGGGCACAGCTCATTTTCTAGACTGCTAGCTGAGTTTAAAAGCCAAGCTGGAACGCATTTCTGAGAACCAAGGGCACCATAGTACAGGCACAGGTCAGAAAGTCAGCAAGTGCCATTTGGCACATCTTGGCCTCCTTCTTTGCTTGCAGAATACTAGAGTGTCTCACAGCCACATTCATGTTTAGAGACACAGCGTTCTCCTCCCTACCTGCTACAGTAACCACTGCTGCTCTTGCACATTAGATTCCTTATTGTCTTTGAATACATTCCTCATGATGGCTTAATTGCTTGATTCCATACACAGCCATACTGGAGGCTGGACTCAACCATTCAAAAGCCAAAACCAAGGATAAACAAGAAAAATCCACTGTCTTTCTATCTCTCTTATTTAATGCCTGGTCTAGACCTAAAAATCAGATTGActaactcaggggtgggcaaactttttggcccaagggccacatctgggctgagggtgcaggctctgcggtggggctggggatgagggggttggggtgcaggagggtgctctgggctgggactgaggggttcagaagtcaggagggggatcagggcagggggtttgggcaCAGGAgaaggtcaggggtgcaggctttgggtgaCACTTACCTCAAGTAGCTCCCAAAAGcagtggaggtgcagccaggcggctctgcgcgctgccctgtctgcaggcaccacccctgcagctcccattggccatggttcccggcctataggagctgcgggggcagcgcttgaggcgggggcagcatgcagagccccctgggagctgcccctacgtgtaggagccagaggggggacatgccactgtttctgggagccgcacagagtggggcaagcccccaatcCCGCTCCCTGGCGGGagcttaagggccagattcaaaCATCTGGAGGGCCAGATGCAACCCCCagtctgtagtttgcccacctctggactaactacatcgctcaggacTGAGAAAACTTTCATGCCTTGTGTGACatagttaggtcgacctaacaCAAGCTGTAGAAATGGCTAAGTCAACggaataattcttccatcaaccaaaCTATTGCCTCTTGGAGAAGTGGATTAACTATACTGAagggaaaaaccccttctgttgatgtaggaagAGTCTAAGCTACAGTGGAATAGCTGCAGCTG from Gopherus flavomarginatus isolate rGopFla2 chromosome 6, rGopFla2.mat.asm, whole genome shotgun sequence includes these protein-coding regions:
- the NAA40 gene encoding N-alpha-acetyltransferase 40 isoform X1 — its product is MGRKSSKAKEKKQKRLEERAAMDAVCAKVEAANKLGDPLEAFPVFKKYDRNGLNVSIECKRVSGMNQATVDWAFELTKTNMQTLYEQSEWGWKDREKREEMTDDRAWYLIAWEDSSVPVAFSHFRFDVECGDEVLYCYEVQLESKVRRKGLGKFLIQILQLMANSTQMKKVMLTVFKHNHGAYQFFREALQFEIDDTSPSMSGCCGDDCSYEILSRRTKFGESQHSHSGSHCGGCCH
- the NAA40 gene encoding N-alpha-acetyltransferase 40 isoform X3, which encodes MDAVCAKVEAANKLGDPLEAFPVFKKYDRNGLNVSIECKRVSGMNQATVDWAFELTKTNMQTLYEQSEWGWKDREKREEMTDDRAWYLIAWEDSSVPVAFSHFRFDVECGDEVLYCYEVQLESKVRRKGLGKFLIQILQLMANSTQMKKVMLTVFKHNHGAYQFFREALQFEIDDTSPSMSGCCGDDCSYEILSRRTKFGESQHSHSGSHCGGCCH
- the NAA40 gene encoding N-alpha-acetyltransferase 40 isoform X2 → MGRKSSKAKEKKQKRLEERAAMDAVCAKVEAANKLGDPLEAFPVFKKYDRNGLNVSIECKRVSGMNQATVDWAFELTKTNMQTLYEQSEWGWKDREKREEMTDDRAWYLIAWEDSSVPVAFSHFRFDVECGDEVLYCYEVQLESKVRRKGLGKFLIQILQLMANSTQMKKVMLTVFKHNHGAYQFFREALQFEIDDTSPSMSGCCGDDCSYEILSRRTKFVSV